One window from the genome of Hypanus sabinus isolate sHypSab1 chromosome 24 unlocalized genomic scaffold, sHypSab1.hap1 SUPER_24_unloc_8, whole genome shotgun sequence encodes:
- the LOC132385539 gene encoding zinc finger protein 239-like, producing the protein METPVSQAVLTGETPFSCSDRGKRFTQSSELNVHQRTHTGKKLFTCSDCGKGFSQSSNLLAHQSVHTGEWPFTCSSCGKGFTQSSKLQAHQRIHTGERPFTCLECGKGFTRSSDLLAHQRVHTGERPFTCSDCGKGFTRSSDLLAHQRVHTGERPFTCSDCGKGFTQSCNLQTHQRVHTGERPFICSVCGKGFTQSSKLLAHQRVHTGEKPFTCSDCGKGFTRSSDLLAHQRVHTGERPFTCSDCGKGFNHSSNLQKHQRVHTGERPFTCSDCGKGFTRSSNLLAHQQAHTGERPFTCSVCGKGFTRSSNLQTHQSVHTGEKPFTCLNCGKGFTHSSKLRAHQRVHTGERPFHCSVCGKGFTRSSHLVAHYKVHIAKKV; encoded by the coding sequence ATGGAAACACCAGTGAGTCAGGCAGTTCTCACTGGGGAGACACCGTTCAGTTGCTCAGACCGTGGGAAGAGGTTtactcagtcatctgaactgaacgTACATCAGCGAACTCACACCGGGAAGAAactgttcacttgctcagactgtgggaaaggattcagtcagtcatccaacctactggcacaccagtcagttcacactggggagtggccgttcacctgctcaagttgtgggaagggattcactcaatcatccaagCTACAAGCACACCAGAGAATTCACACAGGAGAGAGACCATTCACTTgcttagaatgtgggaaggggttcactcgatcatctgacctactggcacaccagcgagttcacactggggagaggccgttcacctgctcagactgtgggaagggattcactcgatcatctgacctgctggcacaccagcgagttcacactggggagagaccattcacatgctcagactgtgggaagggattcactcagtcatgcaacttacagacacaccagcgagttcacacgggggagagaccattcatctgctcagtttgtgggaagggattcactcagtcatccaaattactagcacaccagcgagttcacactggggagaagccattcacctgctcagactgtgggaagggattcactcgatcatctgacctgctggcacaccagcgagttcacactggggagagaccattcacctgctcagactgtgggaagggattcaatcaCTCATCAAATCTacagaaacaccagcgagttcacactggggagagaccatttacttgctcagactgtgggaagggattcactcggtcatcaaaCTTGCTGGCACACCAAcaagctcacactggggagaggccattcacctgttctgtgtgtgggaagggattcactaggtCATCTAACCTACAGacgcaccagtcagttcacactggggagaagccattcacctgcttaaattgtgggaagggatttactcactCATCCAAACTGCGAgcacaccagcgtgttcacacaGGAGAGAGACCATTCCACTgttctgtgtgtgggaagggattcactcggtcatcccaccttgTGGCTCACTACAAAGTTCACATTGCCAAAAAGGTTTAA